The window ATTTTATAGAGTTATTTGAGCCTCATTTCAGGGTTTCTGTCATCATCCTTCATTAGCTCGATCGCTGATTTGATGTACAGGTCGGCAGCATCTTTTTTTCCCTGCTCAATCCATGATTTTAGCTGCCAAATCCAAGACCCTAATAGCAAGGCAATAGTCAGAATCAGTCCTACATAGTCAGCATTTTCTTGGATAAAGGAGGGTTTGTCACGCTCGTAGAACGCGATTGCGCCTAGATGTGTGGGTATGCCTGTGCCACCTGTAGTGCTAGGGGAACTAATACCAGCCACTAAGGGTTTAACCTCATCAAATTCCTTAGGGATAGCATCAGCGATTTCTTGACGATGCTCATCTAGAATGGCGGTGATTTCTTGAATGATGCTCTTATCTACTTTCTCGTTGGCTAACAGCACTCTCTGCACAGCTACAGTCGGTAAGGCATTTACAGGTACAGAGGGGAGACTGCCTTTGTAGGCTCCTTGAGGAATAATTGTGGGTTCAAAGGCGGGATACTTAATTCTCATTGCCGCTGCTTGTTCAATAGACAGCAATCGTCCTTGATGTTTTTGTACGAGTTCAAGGATAGAAGTATTACCCAGAGCACGGACGCGAAACACGGCATCTACTCGATTTTGACGAAATGCCTGATCAGCGTCCTCGTCATTCGCACCAATAAATTGGAAATCTTCTTCCTTGAGACCGTAATGCTTCGCTACATGTATAAATGAGCGAAATTGTCCACCAGTTTGAGGCAGGCCAATACGCTTACCCTTAAGGTCACTAAAGTGGTTAATTTCAGGCTTTTGCTTGACAACTAGCTGAAAAATATCCCGGTATAGAACAGCTACAGCGCGTGCTGAAGACCCTGCGGGAACATCAGCTTGAGCCGTCGCAAGCTGAGCTTTTCCCGCTTCTAAGAGCTTGATGTTTTCTGTGGTTCCCCCTGTTTCCTTTACATCAATTGTAATCTTGGGATTATTCGCTTCAACGACCTTCTCAATGGCTTGACTGAGAATATAGCTTTCTCCATCCCTGTTACCAGCCACGAGAGTGAGGTGATGTACTTGGTTGCGGTAGACGAGATGCCAGGTAACGGCTGCAACTAAGCCGATAGTTAAGCCTCCAAGGCTAAGAAAAACGAGAATAGTCAGAGGATCGAGATGATGAAAGAAATTAGGACGATTAGGTTTACGCAACTTTTTAGACGAATTCATCGATCGCTCAATAAGCTATTAATATAGGGTGACATTATAGCGATTCTCAATGAATTCCGAAACTTGGGTAGAACCCGAAGTCAGGAGGAAGAAGGAGTTAGAAGCAGAAATTCTGTGTTCTAATTCTCATCTTACAGAAAAAAATCATTACAATTTTCCTAAGTCAAGGATTCAAAGATTTCCCCGCACGGCTTGTTCCCGCTCAATAGCTTCAAACAAAGATTTGAAGTTCCCCTCACCAAAGCCTTCCGAGCCATGACGTTCAATTATCTCAAAAAATAGAGTCGGTCGGTCTTGAACGGGTTGGG of the Allocoleopsis franciscana PCC 7113 genome contains:
- a CDS encoding TAXI family TRAP transporter solute-binding subunit; its protein translation is MNSSKKLRKPNRPNFFHHLDPLTILVFLSLGGLTIGLVAAVTWHLVYRNQVHHLTLVAGNRDGESYILSQAIEKVVEANNPKITIDVKETGGTTENIKLLEAGKAQLATAQADVPAGSSARAVAVLYRDIFQLVVKQKPEINHFSDLKGKRIGLPQTGGQFRSFIHVAKHYGLKEEDFQFIGANDEDADQAFRQNRVDAVFRVRALGNTSILELVQKHQGRLLSIEQAAAMRIKYPAFEPTIIPQGAYKGSLPSVPVNALPTVAVQRVLLANEKVDKSIIQEITAILDEHRQEIADAIPKEFDEVKPLVAGISSPSTTGGTGIPTHLGAIAFYERDKPSFIQENADYVGLILTIALLLGSWIWQLKSWIEQGKKDAADLYIKSAIELMKDDDRNPEMRLK